The following proteins are encoded in a genomic region of Iodidimonas sp. SYSU 1G8:
- a CDS encoding NnrU family protein produces the protein MTSLIAACALFLLIHSLISGTGLRTRLIRAVGEGGYRAGFSIVSLAAVVWMAMSYNVISETGSNILWILPNIVHALMPVMLLALLFAVIGVTTKNPTSVQQEGLLRQGDPVTGIVRVTRHPFLVGVALWAGAHLLANGDVASVIFFGTFLLVALIGMPNIDRKRAQSDPDGWAVFAARTSRTPFLAIIQGRNSFRLGEIGWWRMALAAAVYAAVLVAHGWLFGVPLLG, from the coding sequence ATGACCAGCCTGATCGCCGCCTGCGCGTTGTTTCTGCTCATTCACTCGCTAATCTCCGGCACCGGCCTGCGCACACGGCTCATCCGCGCCGTCGGTGAGGGCGGCTACAGGGCCGGGTTCAGCATTGTCTCCCTCGCGGCCGTGGTCTGGATGGCGATGAGTTACAACGTCATCTCGGAAACCGGCTCCAACATATTGTGGATATTGCCTAATATCGTCCACGCCCTGATGCCGGTCATGCTGCTGGCGCTGCTGTTCGCGGTCATCGGCGTCACGACGAAGAACCCCACGTCGGTCCAGCAGGAAGGCCTGCTGAGGCAGGGCGATCCCGTAACGGGGATCGTGCGCGTCACCCGCCATCCCTTTCTCGTGGGCGTGGCCCTGTGGGCTGGCGCACACCTGCTCGCCAATGGCGACGTGGCGTCGGTGATCTTCTTCGGCACCTTCCTGCTCGTGGCCCTGATCGGCATGCCGAACATCGATCGCAAGCGGGCGCAGTCCGATCCGGATGGCTGGGCGGTCTTTGCCGCCCGGACGTCACGAACGCCGTTTCTCGCCATCATCCAGGGCCGCAACAGCTTCCGCCTCGGGGAGATTGGCTGGTGGCGGATGGCGCTCGCGGCAGCCGTCTATGCGGCGGTGCTCGTCGCCCATGGCTGGCTGTTCGGCGTGCCGCTGCTGGGGTAG
- a CDS encoding redoxin domain-containing protein — translation MVKGSVRAPEIDRPGLQWFNVQRPLSLKDLQGKIVLLDFWTFCCINCIHLLPTLAILEEAFPEEIVVIGVHSPKFDAEKDTDALRHAIARYGITHPVIQDTEHELWQQYAIRAWPTLTFIAPDGTVIGQTSGEPSPEKLLRFVADLLQAAADGEQLVPSPLPLVPYTAATGTFAFPGKLRRIPGTALWALADAGHHQIALLDEDGAVVRRLGSGEQGFDDGTAEDASFNRPQGLACAEGAIYVADTGNHAIRRIDLQSGVVTTFAGTGKRGPILTDVQAINTVALASPWDLAVAGEAIYFANAGTHQIGVIDLFAETVFAIAGSGHENLVDGPALDAALAQPSGLALSPDHSTLYFADSETSSIRALGLREPRMVSTLVGTGLFEFGHENGPFAEARLQHALGVDLLEDGSLIVADSYNGALRVLDLASGVAGDLDDGDYNCTDPVCIPAAEPAGVTVAEDGRIFLVDTNNHRVLVYHPESRTYRTWAA, via the coding sequence ATGGTGAAGGGTTCAGTGCGGGCGCCGGAGATCGACCGGCCCGGCCTGCAATGGTTCAATGTCCAACGGCCGCTGTCGCTGAAGGATCTGCAGGGCAAGATCGTCCTGCTGGATTTCTGGACCTTCTGCTGCATCAACTGCATTCACCTGCTGCCGACGCTGGCGATCCTTGAGGAAGCCTTTCCCGAGGAAATCGTCGTCATCGGTGTCCACTCGCCCAAATTCGACGCCGAGAAGGACACCGACGCGCTGCGCCACGCCATCGCCCGGTACGGCATCACCCATCCGGTCATCCAGGACACCGAACACGAACTCTGGCAGCAATATGCCATTCGGGCATGGCCGACCCTGACCTTCATCGCGCCGGACGGCACCGTGATCGGCCAGACATCGGGCGAGCCGTCGCCCGAGAAGCTGCTGCGCTTCGTCGCCGACCTGCTGCAGGCGGCCGCCGACGGCGAACAGCTTGTCCCTTCGCCGCTGCCGCTGGTCCCCTACACGGCCGCCACCGGCACCTTCGCGTTCCCGGGCAAGCTGCGGCGCATCCCCGGCACGGCGCTGTGGGCGCTCGCGGACGCGGGGCATCACCAGATTGCCCTCCTCGACGAGGACGGCGCCGTGGTGCGCCGCCTCGGCTCCGGCGAGCAGGGTTTCGACGACGGCACGGCCGAGGATGCGAGCTTCAACCGGCCGCAGGGACTGGCATGCGCCGAGGGGGCCATCTATGTGGCCGATACCGGCAATCACGCCATTCGGCGGATCGATCTGCAATCCGGCGTCGTCACGACCTTCGCGGGTACGGGCAAACGCGGCCCGATCCTGACCGACGTGCAGGCTATCAACACCGTGGCACTCGCGTCTCCATGGGACCTGGCCGTAGCCGGCGAGGCAATCTATTTTGCCAATGCCGGGACGCATCAGATTGGCGTCATTGATCTTTTCGCCGAAACCGTGTTCGCCATCGCCGGCAGCGGGCATGAAAATCTGGTCGACGGACCGGCGCTCGACGCCGCCCTCGCCCAGCCGAGCGGCCTCGCCCTCAGCCCCGATCACAGCACCCTCTATTTCGCCGACAGCGAAACCTCCTCGATCCGCGCCCTGGGACTGCGCGAGCCGCGTATGGTCTCCACCCTGGTCGGCACCGGCCTGTTCGAGTTCGGCCACGAGAACGGTCCCTTCGCCGAGGCGCGCCTGCAGCATGCGCTCGGCGTCGACCTGCTGGAGGATGGCAGCCTGATCGTCGCCGACAGCTACAATGGTGCCCTGCGCGTGCTGGACCTTGCCTCGGGCGTGGCCGGCGACCTGGACGACGGCGATTACAACTGCACCGACCCCGTCTGCATTCCCGCCGCCGAACCGGCGGGCGTCACGGTGGCCGAGGACGGCCGCATCTTCCTGGTGGACACCAACAACCACCGGGTGCTCGTGTATCATCCCGAAAGCCGAACCTACCGCACCTGGGCGGCCTGA
- a CDS encoding VWA domain-containing protein, with protein MFTNFFYELKEAKIPVTLREYLTLLEALDKGVADYKVEDFYYLSRSCLVKDEKNLDKFDRVFGKCFEGIEFTGDAEKIDIPEDWLKQLVEKFFTDEEKAALEAMDWDELMETLKKRMEEQKARHEGGNKWIGTSGTSPYGAYGYNPAGVRIGQKESRNQKAVKVWDKREFKNLDDSVELGTRNIKVALRRLRRWAREGNAEELDLPDTVRATAKNAGFLDIKMVPERHNNVKVLLFFDVGGSMDPHIRICQELFSAARTEFKNMEYFYFHNCVYEEVWQDNVRRRADKLNTFQVLHTYPHDYKVIFVGDATMSPYEIVHPGGSVEHWNEEAGEVWMHRVLNVYPKAVWLNPVPEGYWETSPSIRLMKQIMGHRMFPMTLDGLERAMKELSR; from the coding sequence ATGTTCACGAACTTCTTCTACGAGCTGAAGGAAGCGAAGATTCCCGTGACGTTGCGGGAATATCTCACGCTGCTGGAAGCGCTGGACAAGGGCGTCGCCGACTACAAGGTCGAGGACTTCTATTACCTGTCCCGCTCGTGCCTGGTGAAGGACGAGAAGAACCTGGACAAGTTCGACCGGGTTTTCGGCAAGTGCTTCGAGGGCATCGAGTTCACCGGCGACGCCGAGAAGATCGATATCCCCGAGGACTGGCTCAAGCAGCTGGTCGAGAAGTTCTTCACCGACGAGGAGAAGGCCGCGCTCGAGGCCATGGACTGGGACGAGCTCATGGAAACCCTCAAGAAGCGTATGGAAGAGCAGAAGGCGCGGCACGAGGGCGGCAACAAGTGGATCGGCACGTCCGGCACCTCGCCCTATGGCGCCTATGGCTACAATCCGGCGGGCGTGCGCATCGGCCAGAAGGAAAGCCGCAACCAGAAGGCGGTCAAGGTCTGGGACAAGCGCGAGTTCAAGAACCTCGATGATTCCGTCGAACTCGGCACCCGCAACATCAAGGTGGCGCTGCGCCGCCTGCGCCGCTGGGCGCGCGAGGGCAACGCCGAGGAACTGGATCTGCCGGACACCGTCCGCGCCACCGCCAAGAACGCCGGCTTCCTCGACATCAAGATGGTGCCCGAGCGTCACAACAACGTGAAGGTGCTGCTGTTCTTCGACGTCGGCGGCTCCATGGACCCGCATATCCGGATCTGCCAGGAGCTGTTCTCGGCCGCGCGGACCGAGTTCAAGAACATGGAGTATTTCTACTTCCACAACTGCGTCTACGAGGAAGTCTGGCAGGACAATGTCCGGCGCCGCGCCGACAAGCTCAACACCTTCCAGGTGCTGCACACCTACCCGCACGACTACAAGGTGATCTTCGTCGGCGACGCGACCATGAGCCCTTACGAGATCGTCCATCCGGGCGGCTCGGTGGAGCACTGGAACGAGGAGGCCGGCGAGGTCTGGATGCACCGCGTGCTGAACGTGTATCCGAAGGCCGTCTGGCTCAACCCAGTGCCGGAAGGCTATTGGGAAACCTCGCCGTCGATCCGGCTGATGAAGCAGATCATGGGGCACCGCATGTTCCCCATGACCCTAGACGGCCTGGAGCGGGCCATGAAGGAACTCAGCCGCTAG
- a CDS encoding MoxR family ATPase yields MKFKGTDSYIATQDLKVAVNAAITLQRPLLIKGEPGTGKTVLAIEVAKALGKPLIQWHVKSTTKAQQGLYEYDAVSRLRDSQLGDAKVHDISNYIIKGKLWEAFTGDTSPVLLIDEIDKADIEFPNDLLLELDRMEFFVYETQERVVAINRPIVIITSNNEKELPDAFLRRCFFHYIQFPDPDTMKDIIDVHFPDIQKKLVSEALKIFYEIRDVPGLKKKPSTSELLDWLKLLMSEDMTAETLRERDPNKLIPPLHGALLKNEQDVHLFERLAFLSRRQG; encoded by the coding sequence ATGAAATTCAAAGGTACCGATAGCTACATCGCCACCCAGGATCTCAAGGTGGCGGTGAACGCGGCGATCACGCTGCAGCGCCCCCTGCTCATCAAGGGCGAGCCCGGCACCGGCAAGACCGTGCTGGCCATCGAGGTCGCCAAGGCGCTCGGCAAGCCGCTGATCCAGTGGCACGTCAAGTCGACCACCAAGGCGCAGCAGGGCCTCTACGAATATGACGCCGTGTCCCGCCTGCGCGACAGCCAGCTGGGCGACGCCAAGGTGCACGACATCTCGAACTACATCATCAAGGGCAAGCTGTGGGAAGCCTTCACCGGCGACACCTCGCCCGTCCTGCTGATCGACGAGATCGACAAGGCCGATATCGAGTTCCCGAACGATCTGCTGCTCGAGCTCGACCGCATGGAGTTCTTCGTCTACGAGACGCAGGAGCGCGTCGTCGCCATCAACCGGCCGATCGTGATCATCACATCGAACAACGAGAAGGAACTGCCGGACGCCTTCCTGCGTCGCTGCTTCTTCCACTACATCCAGTTCCCCGACCCGGACACGATGAAGGACATCATCGACGTCCACTTCCCGGACATCCAGAAGAAGCTGGTCAGCGAGGCGCTGAAGATCTTCTACGAAATCCGCGACGTGCCCGGCCTGAAGAAGAAGCCGTCGACGTCCGAGCTGCTCGACTGGCTCAAGCTGCTGATGTCCGAGGACATGACCGCCGAGACCCTGCGCGAGCGGGACCCGAACAAGCTGATCCCGCCGCTGCACGGCGCGCTGCTGAAGAACGAGCAGGACGTCCACCTGTTCGAGCGTCTGGCGTTCCTGAGCCGCCGGCAGGGCTGA
- a CDS encoding VanZ family protein has protein sequence MRLLFVLCVAAIVYGSLYPFAFVPHWPSGGAVRQFLATWNDLPSRGDILGNILLFVPYGLLGRFTVPARRIVWTGALLAAALQIAQFWIEDRVPQIQDVVWNMAGLAAGLGLASLTVVQRGMRSGALTWWQSPPALLIGFWLASIAAPFVPTIDLAQVIASLKPLLKAPVLDAPKVFQALAVWLAIGCLVQEFVADRSRQRLAYLAVLGLAFLLRLVIVGNSVALNEVIGMAIAVMLWFWRGERTAARRGMAGVLLLASIFWAGLHPFVFRETPGYFLWLPFEGLLIGSMLLNLKAVLAKIFLYGTSIWLLKGKGNRYPVAIAATMAVTLAVEVGQAWSGRGVAEVTDPLMALALGIVLAKWKKVR, from the coding sequence GTGCGCCTGTTATTCGTCCTTTGTGTGGCGGCCATCGTCTATGGCTCGCTCTATCCGTTCGCGTTCGTGCCCCATTGGCCGAGCGGCGGCGCCGTGCGCCAATTCCTCGCCACCTGGAATGATCTGCCGTCGCGCGGCGACATTCTCGGCAACATCCTGCTGTTCGTGCCCTATGGCCTGCTGGGGCGCTTCACGGTGCCGGCGCGCCGGATCGTCTGGACCGGCGCGCTGTTGGCGGCGGCGCTCCAGATCGCCCAGTTCTGGATCGAGGACAGGGTGCCGCAGATCCAGGATGTGGTCTGGAACATGGCCGGCCTGGCGGCGGGTCTCGGCCTGGCAAGCCTCACCGTCGTCCAGCGCGGCATGCGGTCCGGCGCCCTGACGTGGTGGCAATCGCCGCCGGCGCTGCTCATCGGCTTCTGGCTGGCGTCGATCGCGGCGCCGTTCGTGCCCACCATCGACCTGGCGCAGGTGATCGCCAGCCTGAAGCCGCTGCTGAAGGCGCCGGTTCTGGATGCGCCGAAAGTTTTTCAGGCGCTGGCCGTGTGGCTGGCCATCGGGTGCCTCGTGCAGGAGTTCGTGGCGGACCGGTCGCGGCAGCGGCTCGCCTATCTGGCGGTGCTCGGGCTGGCGTTCCTGCTCAGGCTGGTGATCGTGGGCAACAGCGTGGCGCTGAACGAGGTGATCGGCATGGCCATCGCCGTGATGTTGTGGTTCTGGCGCGGCGAGCGCACGGCCGCGCGTCGCGGCATGGCGGGCGTCCTGTTGCTGGCGTCCATCTTCTGGGCCGGACTTCACCCCTTCGTGTTCCGGGAGACTCCCGGATATTTCCTCTGGCTGCCGTTCGAGGGGCTGCTGATCGGATCGATGCTGCTCAATCTGAAGGCAGTGCTTGCCAAGATATTCCTCTACGGCACGTCGATCTGGCTCCTGAAGGGGAAGGGGAATCGCTATCCGGTGGCGATCGCCGCGACGATGGCGGTGACCCTGGCCGTGGAGGTCGGGCAGGCGTGGAGCGGCCGAGGCGTGGCCGAAGTGACCGACCCGTTGATGGCGCTGGCGCTCGGTATCGTGCTGGCAAAATGGAAAAAGGTGCGCTGA
- the dksA gene encoding RNA polymerase-binding protein DksA encodes MNPTQLAYFKKKLLDWKAEILRESRETLDQLQEGGIQEPDLADRASTETDWSLELRTRDRQRKLISKIDAALRRIETGEYGYCEVTGEPIGLKRLEARPVATMTLEAQEAHERKERVHRDD; translated from the coding sequence ATGAACCCCACCCAGCTGGCCTACTTCAAGAAGAAGTTGCTGGACTGGAAGGCCGAGATCCTCCGGGAATCGCGCGAAACCCTGGACCAGCTCCAGGAAGGCGGCATTCAGGAACCGGATCTCGCGGACCGCGCCTCCACCGAAACCGACTGGTCGCTGGAGCTGCGCACACGGGATCGTCAGCGCAAGCTCATCTCCAAGATCGACGCGGCGCTGCGGCGGATCGAAACCGGCGAGTACGGTTACTGCGAAGTCACGGGCGAGCCCATCGGCCTGAAACGGCTCGAGGCGCGTCCGGTCGCGACCATGACGCTCGAGGCGCAGGAAGCGCACGAGCGCAAGGAACGCGTTCACCGAGACGACTGA
- the recA gene encoding recombinase RecA — MSATLQLINRDTMDKQKALDAALSQIERAFGKGSVMKLGQKEASVDVEAIPTGSLGLDIALGIGGLPKGRIIEIYGPESSGKTTLALHVVAEVQKRGGVAAFIDAEHALDPNYARKLGCDVPELLISQPDTGEQALEIADTLVRSGAVGVLVIDSVAALTPRAELEGEMGDSHVGLQARLMSQALRKLTGSISRSNCMVIFINQIRMKIGVMFGNPETTTGGNALKFYASVRLDIRRIGQIKDKEEVVGNQTRVKVVKNKVAPPFRTVEFDIMYGEGISKMGELIDLGVKAGIVEKSGSWFSYDSQRVGQGRENAKEFLRNNPEMAASIEKAIRANAGIIAAAITGGPEADADDEDGSL, encoded by the coding sequence ATGTCGGCCACTCTCCAGCTCATCAATCGGGATACCATGGACAAGCAGAAAGCTCTGGACGCAGCGCTGAGCCAGATCGAACGCGCCTTCGGCAAGGGTTCGGTGATGAAGCTGGGCCAGAAGGAAGCCTCGGTGGATGTGGAGGCGATTCCCACGGGCTCCCTCGGCCTGGATATCGCGCTCGGTATCGGCGGTTTGCCCAAGGGGCGCATCATCGAAATCTACGGACCGGAAAGCTCGGGCAAGACGACGCTGGCGTTGCATGTGGTCGCCGAGGTGCAGAAACGCGGCGGCGTGGCGGCGTTCATCGACGCCGAGCATGCGCTCGATCCCAATTATGCCCGCAAGCTGGGCTGCGACGTGCCCGAGCTGCTGATTTCCCAGCCGGATACCGGCGAGCAGGCGCTCGAGATCGCCGATACGCTGGTGCGCTCGGGCGCCGTCGGCGTTCTGGTCATCGACAGTGTCGCCGCGCTGACGCCGCGGGCCGAACTGGAAGGCGAGATGGGCGATTCGCATGTCGGCCTGCAGGCCCGGCTGATGAGCCAGGCGCTGCGCAAGCTGACCGGTTCCATCTCCCGTTCCAACTGCATGGTCATCTTCATCAACCAGATTCGCATGAAGATCGGCGTCATGTTCGGTAATCCGGAGACGACCACGGGCGGCAACGCGCTGAAGTTCTATGCATCGGTCCGTCTCGATATCCGCCGTATCGGCCAGATCAAGGACAAGGAAGAGGTCGTCGGCAACCAGACCCGGGTGAAGGTGGTCAAGAACAAGGTCGCGCCGCCATTCCGCACGGTGGAATTCGACATCATGTATGGCGAAGGCATCTCCAAGATGGGCGAACTGATCGATCTGGGCGTCAAGGCCGGGATCGTCGAGAAGTCCGGTTCCTGGTTTTCCTATGATTCCCAGCGGGTCGGCCAGGGCCGCGAGAACGCCAAGGAATTCCTGCGCAACAATCCGGAAATGGCCGCGTCCATCGAAAAGGCGATCCGGGCCAATGCGGGCATCATCGCCGCCGCCATTACCGGTGGGCCCGAAGCCGATGCCGACGACGAAGACGGCTCGCTCTAG